A single Anaerolineae bacterium DNA region contains:
- a CDS encoding GNAT family N-acetyltransferase, whose translation MPYLVPKRFVVGTLVVHEGFGRRGIGRALMAAVEEWGKGQGAEECQLTVHAANRGAMFFCEALESASAKQDPGKPLDR comes from the coding sequence ATGCCCTACCTGGTGCCGAAGCGTTTCGTCGTCGGCACCTTGGTGGTGCATGAAGGGTTCGGCCGCCGCGGCATCGGCCGAGCGTTGATGGCGGCGGTCGAGGAGTGGGGGAAGGGCCAGGGGGCAGAGGAATGCCAGCTCACCGTCCACGCGGCGAACCGGGGGGCCATGTTCTTCTGCGAGGCACTCGAGTCCGCCTCCGCCAAGCAAGACCCGGGTAAGCCACTTGACCGCTAG
- a CDS encoding CBS domain-containing protein, with the protein MNVIATHENTDFDGFSALVAASKLFPSALALLPHQMNRNVRGFHALYQDRLLLHRPNDLPREHVDTLILVDTQTPPQLRGVDGQTSLVIVDHHSMDQRLANATYELDTTGSTTTMLVERLLESGIGIDPLEATLFVLGIYEDTGGLTYSGTTPRDLLAAARLMELGANLEIVREFLSYPLTDEQRQLYHRLAQSLTTFLVEGVTVAVAAAESEVYVEEVSVLAHRLMDLYEPQALFLLAKMDDHIQMVARSEKGTIDVGRVARHFGGGGHARASAALVRERSLNEVKRELRAYLPVAVEPTTTVRQIMSYGVHVLAPDTRVAEAAALMQRYGHEGFPVVEGGKPVGIITRREIDRALHHGLDRAPVRVYMRAQGVSVDPETGVRELQRLMTEHDIGQVPVVEDGRVIGIVTRTDLIKLWAAEGEGASKPPRVVERLESALPAPLWRVLRIAADVADDMGYNLYAVGGFVRDLLLGFPNLDLDLVVEGDAIALAQQLAKRLGGEVKSHRRFGTAKWVLERETMAGQEWADLPEHVDFATARTEFYERPSALPIVERSSIKQDLHRRDFTINTLAITLNPGRLGEVLDFFGGLRDLDQGVVRVLHSLSFVEDPTRMLRAVRLEARLGFQIEERTAELIRDAAELLERTSGERVAGELMLILQEEAPERALARLQEFGLLERVAEGLRFTPQLHTAMEAARMSAPRFEVKTADLPQTYLCLLVWDSSREEIQSLVTRLRLSRAVARLVSQVPALREVVERLGTAALTPSQVYRWLEPYAAPGLLAAYAVSCDERARERLLRYQTEWRRVRPQITGRDLRGWGLKPGPIYREVLEALREAVLDGVVAGRQEEERLVRKWLAEPSRLAEVREGAER; encoded by the coding sequence ATGAATGTGATTGCCACCCACGAGAATACCGATTTCGATGGCTTCTCGGCGCTCGTGGCGGCCTCCAAGCTGTTTCCTTCCGCTCTCGCGCTGCTACCGCACCAGATGAACCGCAACGTCCGCGGATTCCACGCCCTTTACCAGGACAGGCTGCTGCTGCACCGCCCAAACGACCTGCCTCGTGAGCACGTGGACACACTCATCCTGGTGGACACCCAGACGCCCCCGCAGCTCCGGGGGGTAGACGGGCAGACGTCCCTGGTCATCGTGGATCACCATAGTATGGACCAGCGCCTGGCCAACGCAACGTACGAGCTGGACACGACGGGCTCCACGACCACCATGCTAGTGGAGCGTCTGCTAGAGAGCGGGATCGGCATTGATCCTCTGGAAGCTACCCTCTTCGTCCTGGGGATATACGAAGACACCGGGGGCCTGACCTACAGCGGCACCACTCCGCGCGATCTGCTGGCGGCGGCCCGCCTGATGGAATTGGGGGCGAACCTCGAGATTGTAAGGGAGTTTCTCAGCTATCCCTTGACCGACGAACAGCGGCAACTCTACCACCGGCTGGCCCAGAGTCTGACTACGTTCCTGGTAGAGGGAGTGACGGTAGCGGTAGCTGCGGCCGAATCAGAGGTCTACGTGGAAGAGGTCAGCGTCCTGGCCCACCGACTGATGGACCTGTACGAGCCTCAGGCGCTGTTCCTCCTGGCCAAGATGGACGACCACATCCAGATGGTGGCCCGGAGCGAGAAGGGGACAATAGACGTGGGCCGCGTCGCCCGGCACTTCGGCGGGGGCGGGCACGCCCGGGCTTCGGCGGCGCTGGTGCGGGAACGCAGCCTGAATGAGGTCAAGCGGGAGCTACGGGCGTACCTACCGGTGGCGGTGGAGCCCACCACCACCGTCCGGCAGATCATGTCCTACGGCGTGCATGTCCTCGCTCCCGATACACGGGTGGCCGAGGCGGCTGCTCTCATGCAGCGCTACGGCCACGAGGGTTTCCCGGTGGTTGAGGGCGGCAAGCCGGTAGGGATCATCACTCGCCGAGAGATAGACCGAGCTCTGCACCATGGTCTGGATCGAGCTCCGGTGCGGGTGTATATGCGGGCTCAGGGTGTCAGCGTGGACCCGGAGACGGGAGTGCGCGAGCTACAGCGGCTGATGACCGAGCACGACATCGGACAGGTGCCGGTGGTAGAGGATGGCCGGGTGATTGGCATCGTAACCCGTACGGACCTCATCAAGCTGTGGGCAGCGGAAGGCGAGGGGGCCTCCAAGCCCCCTCGGGTAGTGGAACGGCTGGAGAGCGCCCTGCCGGCTCCTCTGTGGCGGGTGCTGCGTATCGCCGCCGATGTGGCCGACGATATGGGCTACAACCTCTACGCCGTGGGCGGTTTCGTCCGCGACCTGCTCCTGGGGTTCCCGAACCTGGACTTGGATCTGGTGGTGGAAGGGGATGCCATAGCTCTGGCCCAGCAGCTGGCTAAGCGCCTGGGGGGCGAGGTCAAGAGCCACCGGCGCTTCGGCACAGCCAAGTGGGTACTGGAGAGAGAAACGATGGCGGGTCAGGAGTGGGCCGACCTGCCCGAGCACGTGGACTTCGCCACTGCGCGCACCGAGTTCTACGAGCGGCCCAGCGCCCTGCCCATCGTGGAACGGAGCTCCATCAAGCAGGATTTGCACCGGCGGGACTTCACTATCAACACCCTCGCCATCACTCTGAACCCGGGTAGGTTGGGGGAGGTCCTCGACTTCTTCGGCGGCTTGAGAGACCTGGACCAAGGAGTGGTCCGGGTGCTGCACAGCCTTTCGTTTGTGGAAGACCCCACCCGGATGCTCCGGGCAGTGCGTCTGGAGGCGCGCCTGGGCTTTCAGATCGAAGAGCGCACTGCCGAGCTGATCCGTGACGCGGCGGAGCTTCTGGAGCGCACGTCGGGGGAGCGAGTTGCCGGGGAGCTGATGCTCATCCTGCAGGAGGAGGCTCCTGAGCGCGCCCTGGCTCGTCTGCAGGAGTTCGGGCTGCTGGAGCGCGTGGCCGAGGGGCTCCGCTTCACGCCTCAGCTGCACACTGCCATGGAGGCAGCCAGGATGTCGGCGCCGCGCTTCGAGGTGAAGACGGCTGACCTGCCGCAGACGTACCTGTGTTTGCTGGTGTGGGACTCATCCCGAGAGGAGATTCAGAGCCTGGTGACGCGCCTCCGATTATCCCGTGCGGTCGCCCGGCTGGTAAGTCAAGTGCCGGCCCTGAGAGAGGTGGTGGAGAGGCTGGGAACGGCGGCTCTGACGCCCAGTCAGGTGTACCGCTGGCTCGAGCCATATGCTGCCCCCGGCCTCCTGGCTGCCTATGCCGTATCCTGCGACGAGCGCGCCCGCGAGCGGCTGTTGCGCTACCAGACCGAGTGGCGACGGGTGCGCCCGCAGATCACCGGCAGAGACCTGCGAGGATGGGGGCTGAAGCCTGGGCCCATTTACCGCGAGGTACTGGAGGCGCTGCGGGAAGCGGTGCTGGATGGCGTGGTGGCCGGCCGGCAAGAGGAGGAGCGACTAGTGCGGAAGTGGCTGGCTGAACCGTCGCGGTTGGCCGAGGTGCGTGAGGGAGCAGAGCGGTGA
- a CDS encoding FAD-binding protein: MPGVAHDSADVLVLGGGGAALRAAIAAAEHSPRLSVLLATKGSLGRSGVTATACSDRMAFHATLPTTEPREPYSWVHHADDTYRIGGYVSDYDLAAIQAREAASAFHYLDRLGVPWVRRPDGTVDQFVTDGSEYARACYTGPYTAKHIEEALVRRARSLANLRVIEHVGATDLLRGQDGGIAGALLLSQTGDERLAITAGGVVLATGGAGQIFEINVFPPDCTGDGYAMAYRAGAELVNMEFIQLGLCSVATGLAMSGSMMRALPRMVNDSGEEFLFRYLPPDTPPEEAYGLLFSKGASWPVSLEQPSHVLDIAVTYERAEGRRVYLDYSANPQELEVSSLPAKVRRWYRDTKGVPFEDEPYRSSPLERLRAINLPSVEWLKDRGVDLEAGHLVEVAPAAQHFQGGVKIRTHAETSLPGLYAAGEVAGGQHGANRPGGNALMDSQVFGRIAGDSAALLASRRSPTLDPASLRAALDSLDRLSARAGSAVSLRRAVQQVMSQAASVVRTAAGLTEGLRRLEHLRRSWSPDGDGELLCAVETASLLTVAEMVLRAAEARTESRGPHLRFATWGDLTPIPSSPHWRQYVVIRRSGPTMQLEIHQPVEP; encoded by the coding sequence ATGCCAGGGGTCGCGCACGATTCGGCAGACGTGCTGGTGCTGGGGGGCGGCGGCGCCGCCCTGCGGGCCGCCATCGCTGCAGCCGAGCACAGCCCCCGGCTATCGGTGCTTCTCGCCACCAAGGGCTCCCTGGGCCGAAGCGGGGTCACTGCCACCGCCTGCTCCGACCGGATGGCCTTCCACGCCACTCTCCCCACCACCGAGCCCCGCGAGCCCTACTCCTGGGTGCACCACGCCGACGACACCTACCGCATCGGCGGCTACGTCTCCGACTATGACCTGGCTGCCATTCAGGCGCGAGAGGCCGCCTCGGCCTTCCACTACCTCGATCGCCTGGGCGTTCCCTGGGTTCGACGGCCGGACGGCACCGTGGACCAGTTCGTCACCGATGGGTCCGAGTATGCCCGTGCCTGTTACACCGGGCCCTATACTGCTAAGCACATCGAGGAGGCCCTGGTCCGACGCGCCCGCAGTCTGGCCAACCTCCGGGTCATCGAGCACGTCGGCGCCACCGACCTGCTCCGGGGCCAGGACGGCGGCATCGCCGGGGCGCTGCTTCTGAGCCAGACCGGCGACGAGCGGCTGGCGATCACCGCGGGCGGTGTGGTGCTGGCCACCGGCGGCGCTGGCCAGATCTTCGAGATCAACGTCTTCCCGCCCGACTGTACCGGCGATGGCTATGCCATGGCCTACCGCGCCGGCGCCGAACTGGTGAATATGGAGTTCATCCAGCTCGGCCTGTGCTCCGTCGCTACGGGGCTAGCCATGTCCGGCAGCATGATGCGTGCCCTTCCCCGGATGGTGAATGACTCCGGTGAGGAGTTCCTCTTTCGCTACCTGCCGCCGGACACCCCTCCCGAGGAGGCCTACGGCCTCCTCTTCAGCAAGGGCGCCAGCTGGCCCGTGTCCCTGGAGCAGCCCAGCCACGTCCTCGACATCGCCGTGACTTACGAGAGGGCGGAGGGCCGTCGAGTGTACCTCGATTACAGCGCCAACCCGCAAGAGCTGGAGGTGTCCTCCCTGCCGGCCAAGGTCAGGCGCTGGTACCGCGACACGAAGGGCGTGCCCTTCGAGGATGAGCCGTACCGCAGCAGTCCTCTAGAGAGGCTCAGGGCCATCAACCTTCCGTCAGTGGAGTGGCTCAAGGACAGGGGCGTCGATCTGGAGGCGGGCCATCTGGTCGAGGTGGCGCCCGCGGCCCAGCACTTCCAGGGCGGCGTCAAGATACGCACCCACGCCGAGACGTCCCTGCCTGGGCTCTACGCCGCCGGGGAGGTCGCCGGTGGGCAGCACGGTGCCAACCGCCCGGGTGGCAACGCCCTCATGGACTCACAGGTGTTCGGCCGTATCGCCGGAGACAGCGCCGCTCTCCTGGCCTCGCGCCGCAGCCCGACGCTTGATCCAGCCTCCCTACGCGCCGCTCTGGACAGCCTGGATCGGCTCTCCGCCCGAGCCGGGAGTGCCGTCAGCCTGAGGCGCGCGGTTCAGCAAGTCATGTCGCAGGCGGCGTCCGTGGTCCGCACCGCTGCGGGGCTGACCGAAGGGCTGCGCCGGCTGGAGCACCTCAGGCGCTCGTGGTCGCCTGATGGCGACGGGGAGCTCCTGTGCGCCGTGGAGACGGCTAGCCTGCTGACCGTGGCCGAGATGGTGCTACGCGCCGCCGAGGCCCGCACCGAGAGCCGTGGTCCCCACCTGCGCTTCGCCACCTGGGGCGACCTCACTCCCATTCCGTCCTCGCCTCACTGGCGCCAGTACGTCGTCATCCGGAGGAGCGGCCCCACCATGCAGCTCGAGATACACCAACCGGTGGAACCGTAG
- a CDS encoding glycosyltransferase family 4 protein: MRVLLASKAYVVAEYRRKAAELAELGVDLTLVAPASWQDERGRSPLEPGDDSSYRLRVLPLALNGHFHLHWFRGLGGLIRQERPDIVHMEEEPYNLATALALAAARRSGARAVFFTWQNLNRRYPVPFRLLERYCYRTASHALSGNTEAAAVLRAKGYTGPVTVLPQFGVDPDRFSPPPAPPKDFVIGYVGRLVPEKGVDLLLRAAGGLTGEWSLSILGAGPEAKNLQGLAEQLGVAPRVRWHDPVPSPHVPAHLRSLACLVLPSISRPHWKEQFGRVLVEAMACGVPVVGSDSGEIPNVIGPAGLVFPEGDVAALRASLARLQSSPALRRELAVAGRQRVLEHYTQAAIARETVRVYEAVLGRGTGLSLNAQ, from the coding sequence ATGCGGGTGCTCCTCGCGTCCAAAGCCTACGTGGTGGCCGAGTATCGCCGTAAGGCGGCCGAGCTGGCGGAGCTGGGCGTCGATCTTACGCTGGTGGCGCCAGCGTCGTGGCAGGACGAGCGCGGCCGGTCGCCGCTCGAACCCGGCGATGATTCCTCCTATCGGCTGCGCGTGCTTCCCCTGGCTCTGAACGGCCACTTCCACCTGCACTGGTTCCGCGGGCTGGGCGGCCTGATCCGGCAAGAGCGACCGGACATCGTGCACATGGAAGAGGAGCCCTACAACCTGGCCACCGCCCTGGCGCTGGCCGCCGCTCGCCGGTCCGGGGCGCGAGCCGTCTTCTTCACTTGGCAGAACCTGAACCGCCGCTATCCTGTGCCCTTCCGATTGCTGGAGCGCTATTGCTACCGCACCGCTTCCCACGCTCTGAGCGGGAACACCGAGGCCGCAGCGGTGCTGCGGGCCAAAGGGTACACCGGCCCCGTCACCGTGCTGCCTCAGTTCGGGGTGGATCCGGACCGGTTCAGCCCCCCTCCCGCCCCACCGAAGGACTTCGTCATCGGCTACGTGGGACGGCTGGTGCCGGAGAAGGGAGTGGACCTGCTGCTGCGGGCCGCCGGCGGCCTGACCGGGGAGTGGTCTCTGAGCATCCTGGGTGCCGGGCCCGAGGCCAAGAACCTGCAAGGACTCGCCGAGCAGTTGGGGGTGGCACCCCGCGTACGCTGGCATGACCCCGTGCCGTCCCCGCACGTGCCCGCTCACCTGAGATCGCTTGCCTGTCTGGTCCTGCCATCGATCTCTCGGCCCCACTGGAAGGAGCAATTCGGCCGGGTCCTGGTCGAGGCCATGGCCTGCGGAGTGCCAGTGGTGGGATCGGACTCAGGCGAGATCCCCAACGTGATCGGGCCCGCAGGTCTGGTCTTCCCCGAAGGGGACGTAGCCGCCCTGCGCGCGTCCCTGGCCCGGCTGCAGAGTTCACCCGCGCTACGGCGGGAGCTGGCGGTAGCCGGCCGCCAGCGGGTGCTGGAGCACTACACCCAGGCCGCCATCGCCCGAGAGACGGTGCGTGTCTACGAGGCCGTGCTCGGCAGGGGAACGGGCCTCAGTCTCAACGCCCAGTAG
- a CDS encoding FprA family A-type flavoprotein: MPARKIVDGVFSVGAVDWDRRLFDALIPLPDGTSYNSYLVQGTDATALVDAVHPTMVHVLMRHLDEVGVKRLDYLVTNHAEQDHSGGIPAVLERYQMAKVVCTPKCADMLEDLLHLHRDQMVTVEDGEKLSLGDRTLEFIHAPWVHWPETMLTYLGEQRILFPCDLFGSHLATSELYGVDRGRVEEAAKRYYAEIMMPFARNIVRHLERLEGYDIGIIGPSHGPLYDDPAFIMDLYRDWVSAEPKNVAVVPYVSMHGSTKMMSDHLVSELTRHGVTVERFELTVTDPGKLAMSLVDAATILIGTPTVLAGPHPAAASAVTLINALRPKARFLGLFGSFGWGTRVDQQIANMLTTVRGEWLEPVLVKGMPRDDDLASLARLAQTVADKHREAGLL, translated from the coding sequence ATGCCTGCCAGGAAGATCGTTGACGGAGTATTCTCGGTCGGGGCGGTAGATTGGGACCGGCGGCTCTTCGATGCCCTGATCCCGCTCCCGGATGGAACCAGCTACAACTCGTATCTGGTGCAGGGTACCGATGCCACTGCGCTGGTGGACGCGGTTCACCCGACCATGGTCCACGTGCTCATGCGGCACCTGGATGAGGTGGGGGTCAAGCGCCTGGACTACCTAGTAACCAACCACGCCGAGCAGGATCACTCGGGGGGCATCCCGGCAGTGCTCGAGCGCTACCAGATGGCGAAGGTGGTGTGCACCCCCAAGTGCGCCGACATGCTGGAGGACCTGCTTCACCTGCATCGAGACCAGATGGTGACGGTCGAGGACGGCGAGAAGCTGTCGCTGGGCGACCGGACTCTCGAGTTCATCCACGCGCCCTGGGTGCACTGGCCGGAGACCATGCTCACCTACCTGGGCGAGCAGAGAATCCTGTTCCCCTGCGACCTGTTCGGTTCGCACCTGGCTACCTCGGAGCTGTACGGGGTGGACCGGGGGCGGGTGGAGGAGGCCGCCAAGCGCTACTATGCCGAGATCATGATGCCTTTCGCTCGCAACATCGTGCGGCACCTGGAGCGACTGGAGGGCTATGACATCGGGATTATCGGTCCCAGTCACGGGCCGCTCTATGACGACCCTGCCTTCATCATGGACTTGTACCGGGATTGGGTGAGCGCGGAGCCCAAGAACGTGGCCGTGGTGCCCTACGTGTCCATGCACGGAAGCACCAAGATGATGAGCGATCATCTGGTGTCCGAACTGACGCGGCACGGGGTCACGGTGGAACGGTTCGAGCTGACGGTGACCGACCCGGGTAAGCTGGCCATGTCGCTGGTGGATGCGGCCACCATCCTGATAGGGACGCCCACGGTGCTGGCGGGCCCTCACCCGGCCGCCGCTAGCGCTGTCACCCTGATAAATGCCCTGCGCCCGAAGGCCAGGTTCCTGGGGCTATTCGGCTCCTTCGGTTGGGGCACGCGAGTGGACCAGCAGATCGCCAACATGCTCACCACCGTCCGTGGCGAGTGGTTGGAGCCGGTGCTGGTCAAGGGGATGCCGAGGGACGATGATCTGGCGTCGCTGGCGAGGTTGGCTCAGACAGTGGCGGATAAGCACCGGGAAGCTGGTCTGCTCTGA
- a CDS encoding creatininase family protein — MKYEELRPHQINDVLRETPLAYLVWGAHEWHGVHNPVGLDTLKAYHMTLALCRETGGVVLPPVYCGYQTMKPWGGFRHTFEFSRDLVTQYVYEHLENLYQEGFKAMVVVMGHYGGKHVEAVKEGVARFTEKHRLPRVMAITDYEPAGWVEVKGGDHAGKNETSLMLHFRPELVDLSRLPAGQLDSAREGCTADAKEATAEHGAMLARLFVEQAAPRVRALLREALEGWPAEIATG, encoded by the coding sequence ATGAAGTACGAGGAGCTCAGGCCGCATCAGATCAACGACGTATTGCGGGAGACGCCACTGGCCTACCTTGTCTGGGGAGCGCACGAGTGGCACGGGGTGCACAATCCGGTGGGGCTGGACACGCTCAAGGCCTACCACATGACCCTGGCGCTGTGCCGGGAGACGGGCGGGGTGGTGCTGCCGCCGGTGTACTGCGGGTACCAGACCATGAAGCCGTGGGGCGGGTTCCGGCACACCTTCGAGTTCTCTCGGGACCTAGTCACCCAGTACGTGTACGAGCACCTAGAGAACCTGTACCAAGAGGGATTCAAGGCCATGGTGGTGGTGATGGGCCACTACGGGGGCAAGCATGTGGAGGCGGTGAAGGAGGGAGTAGCTCGGTTCACCGAGAAGCATCGGCTGCCCCGGGTCATGGCCATCACCGACTACGAACCGGCCGGATGGGTGGAAGTGAAGGGCGGGGACCACGCGGGGAAGAACGAGACCTCGCTGATGCTGCACTTCCGCCCGGAACTAGTGGACCTGTCCCGCTTGCCAGCAGGGCAGCTGGACTCGGCCCGCGAGGGTTGCACCGCCGATGCCAAGGAGGCCACTGCAGAGCACGGGGCCATGCTGGCGCGGCTCTTCGTGGAGCAGGCCGCACCCCGGGTGCGGGCGCTCCTTCGGGAGGCGTTGGAAGGGTGGCCGGCGGAGATAGCGACCGGCTGA
- a CDS encoding MFS transporter: MPGSQRQVAPGAGPQLYAEEPQTAVQTPTAVYRDPNLRIIFAVTLIAVLGVSSVTPAFPTMQRSLGITPQATGLLITVFTLPGVVATPVLGMMADHVGRKRILVPSLFLFAAAGTALPLAGSMDLMLLLRFLQGLGAAALGSLNVTIIGDLYSGRRCTAAMGYNASVLSVGTAAYPAIGGALASLGWRYPFFLPVVAIPVGLLVLFRLDSPEPLTHQGLRQYLADAFISVTNRRIGGLFLASLATFIIIYGAYLAYFPFLLADSFGGSSLVIGLIMSSMSITTALVSSQLGRLVRRSSERSLIVVAFLLYAAAMTLIPLVPSLWLFIVPATIFGLAQGINVPSIQSLLARLAPPQHRGAFMSLNGMVLRLGQTLGPVIMGGAYAAWGMVGVYRTGAAVALLAAVIVGYTVRAGRGE; this comes from the coding sequence ATGCCGGGATCACAGCGCCAGGTGGCGCCGGGAGCAGGCCCCCAGTTGTACGCGGAAGAGCCACAGACGGCAGTGCAGACGCCCACAGCGGTCTATCGCGACCCCAACTTGCGTATCATCTTCGCCGTCACTCTGATCGCCGTTCTGGGCGTGTCCAGCGTCACACCGGCCTTTCCCACCATGCAGAGGTCCCTGGGCATCACCCCTCAGGCGACCGGCCTTCTCATCACCGTCTTCACCCTACCTGGGGTGGTGGCCACACCGGTGCTGGGCATGATGGCAGATCACGTGGGCCGCAAGCGGATCCTGGTGCCTTCTCTCTTCCTATTCGCTGCGGCCGGCACCGCGCTGCCCCTGGCCGGCAGCATGGACCTCATGCTCCTCCTCCGTTTCCTCCAGGGGCTCGGTGCCGCTGCTCTGGGCTCCCTCAACGTCACCATTATCGGCGATCTCTACTCGGGCCGCCGGTGCACTGCTGCTATGGGCTACAACGCTAGCGTGCTCAGCGTAGGCACCGCCGCCTATCCTGCTATCGGTGGCGCACTCGCGTCTCTGGGCTGGCGCTATCCCTTCTTCCTCCCTGTGGTGGCCATCCCTGTGGGCCTTCTGGTCCTGTTCCGGCTGGACAGCCCGGAACCGCTGACCCATCAGGGCCTGCGGCAGTACCTGGCCGATGCCTTCATCAGCGTGACCAACCGCCGCATCGGTGGCCTCTTCCTCGCCAGCCTGGCCACTTTCATCATCATCTATGGCGCCTACCTGGCTTACTTCCCCTTCCTGTTGGCCGACTCCTTCGGGGGCTCCTCGCTGGTCATCGGCCTCATTATGTCGAGCATGTCGATCACCACTGCCCTGGTGTCCTCCCAGCTAGGCCGGCTGGTGCGCCGCTCGTCGGAGCGCTCTCTCATCGTGGTGGCCTTCCTGCTCTACGCGGCGGCCATGACTCTCATCCCCTTGGTGCCCAGCTTGTGGCTCTTCATAGTGCCCGCCACCATCTTCGGCCTGGCCCAGGGCATCAACGTCCCCAGCATACAGTCGCTGCTGGCACGCCTGGCCCCGCCGCAGCATAGGGGGGCGTTCATGTCGCTGAACGGTATGGTCCTCCGCCTCGGTCAGACGCTCGGCCCCGTGATCATGGGTGGCGCGTACGCCGCGTGGGGCATGGTCGGAGTCTATCGCACCGGTGCCGCAGTGGCGCTTCTAGCGGCTGTGATCGTCGGCTACACCGTAAGGGCCGGGCGCGGCGAATGA
- a CDS encoding YhfC family intramembrane metalloprotease, producing the protein MRIPLVLAFLAAISVEVGLPAVASLWAVGSLRVGWRVFGYGVLTFAVVGLVLLTPLTDWATRGPVASSWGQAHAGRLGAVVALALATAVTEQIGRYLGFRLLFRDLRRTWRRAVVFGLGYGSLQSVYLVGLPAAMALVNVIVLPQVNPSSVAQTVGELMALRAAKEHVATMAVWLPLVDGAESALTLVLQVGLSVLVVQAFLRSSRAWVLYAMGLHLAGQLGVLLGDAYSRPLLGVLVLLPVAVGAAYWALRLRPVPLPSTAS; encoded by the coding sequence GTGAGGATTCCGCTGGTTCTGGCCTTTCTGGCCGCGATCTCGGTGGAAGTAGGCCTACCGGCGGTGGCCAGTCTCTGGGCGGTGGGGAGCCTCAGAGTGGGTTGGCGGGTCTTCGGCTATGGGGTGCTGACCTTTGCCGTGGTGGGGTTAGTCCTTCTGACGCCGCTCACCGACTGGGCCACTCGTGGGCCTGTCGCCTCCTCCTGGGGGCAGGCCCACGCGGGGCGCCTGGGCGCGGTCGTGGCGCTGGCCCTCGCCACCGCGGTGACCGAGCAGATCGGCCGCTACCTGGGGTTCCGGTTGCTGTTCCGGGACCTGCGGCGCACGTGGCGGCGGGCGGTGGTCTTCGGCCTGGGGTATGGCAGCCTGCAGTCTGTGTATCTGGTGGGGCTGCCGGCGGCCATGGCCCTGGTGAACGTCATCGTGTTGCCTCAGGTCAACCCGTCCAGCGTGGCCCAGACAGTCGGGGAGCTGATGGCGCTCCGAGCGGCCAAGGAGCACGTGGCCACCATGGCCGTCTGGCTACCGCTGGTGGACGGTGCTGAGAGCGCCCTGACCCTGGTGCTGCAGGTAGGCCTCTCGGTTCTGGTGGTGCAGGCGTTCCTGCGGTCGTCGCGAGCCTGGGTCCTGTACGCGATGGGGTTGCACCTGGCCGGGCAGCTGGGGGTTCTGCTGGGGGATGCCTACTCCCGGCCTCTACTGGGGGTGCTGGTGCTGCTGCCGGTGGCGGTCGGGGCGGCCTACTGGGCGTTGAGACTGAGGCCCGTTCCCCTGCCGAGCACGGCCTCGTAG